The Candidatus Thermoplasmatota archaeon genomic sequence AGATGCTGTTGAGAAAACCTATGACCGAAGTATAGAGAACTTTATTAGAGTTTATAAAAAATAACTATCTTTTGGCTTGTTCATATTTAATTTTAGAAATAACATCATACAATTTTTTAACCTCTGATTTTGAGAGTCTAAATTCATCTTTGTAAGGGCAATCATTATCCAAAACAGCACATCCTCTCTCCATATCAAATATCACAGGATACAATCTACAGCCATCTGGTCTACTTCTATAAATCAAACATTTTGTTCTATCATGAAAAACGCATCTACCACCTTGGTTTTTTAAGTGCATCCAACCATTTTTCTGGGTAACAAAAAACTTAGTTCCAA encodes the following:
- a CDS encoding YkgJ family cysteine cluster protein, whose product is MEKNCIKCCIETDMILSNNDVKRINKMGFGTKFFVTQKNGWMHLKNQGGRCVFHDRTKCLIYRSRPDGCRLYPVIFDMERGCAVLDNDCPYKDEFRLSKSEVKKLYDVISKIKYEQAKR